The proteins below are encoded in one region of bacterium:
- a CDS encoding glycosyl transferase family protein: protein MTDVLAWLGLGTQAMLVVTVVLFTLSGLDDLVIDTYYVCRQLYVLLYVRRRWPRLKEEQLLGAVEQPIAIIVPAWQEAPVIGKMIDNTVRTLRYSKYTIFVGTYPNDPDTQQEVERARERWANVERIVCPKDGPTNKADCLNWIIQGVRRHERQTGTRFAVFVMHDAEDIVHPLSLKLFNYLMPRFAMIQIPVFSLPRKWNEFTAGVYMDEFAELHSKDLVVRERLGRNVPSAGVGTAFSHEAVEALGMANENQLFSLDSLTEDYDFGFRLRAVGLPSIFVRFPYERETTRTPWWSRTPRRVRVTDYVATREYFPSHFWLAVRQKTRWVIGITLQGWANLGWRGDWRTKYILFRDRKTLVTSQLNVLGYVLVMIVAAFWIGEALDPDGHRYVALSDLAPWVKALLWINGSFLALRLVQRFVTVTRIYGPLQGLLSAPRLVWGNLINFCACWRALRQYASYLRTGKLIKWDKTDHVYPNDEDLAAYRRRLGDLLLERRLLTVGALNEALAQQKSDPRPLGAILVERGLVREEELVQVVGAQLQVKVREIDPYAVPEEVLSTVPRDLARQYGFVPVAVQPNGRIEIASSTLLTREQRDDIEQRLGHPVDLSLSTTADVAFAINRCYPPEPGEPAAPAEPSLGQKLVDAGLLTREALDGLVREQRRGFRRLGDVLLDHGWLTRAQLDEVATTAARNGRYIGDCLIERGWLTRAQLDAALAEQRASDRRLGELLVERELVSPEVLARALASTGHGTTE from the coding sequence GTGACCGACGTCCTCGCCTGGCTCGGTCTCGGGACGCAGGCGATGCTCGTCGTCACCGTCGTGCTGTTCACCCTGAGCGGCCTCGACGATCTGGTGATCGACACCTACTACGTCTGCCGCCAGCTCTACGTCCTGCTCTACGTGCGGCGCCGCTGGCCGCGCCTCAAGGAGGAGCAGCTGCTCGGCGCCGTCGAGCAGCCGATCGCGATCATCGTCCCCGCGTGGCAGGAGGCGCCGGTCATCGGGAAGATGATCGACAACACCGTCCGCACGCTGCGCTACAGCAAGTACACGATCTTCGTCGGCACGTATCCGAACGATCCCGACACCCAGCAGGAGGTCGAGCGCGCACGCGAGCGCTGGGCGAACGTCGAGCGCATCGTCTGCCCGAAGGACGGTCCGACCAACAAGGCGGACTGCCTCAACTGGATCATCCAGGGCGTGCGCCGCCACGAGCGTCAGACCGGCACGCGGTTCGCGGTCTTCGTCATGCACGACGCCGAGGACATCGTGCACCCGCTGTCGCTGAAGCTCTTCAACTACCTGATGCCGCGCTTCGCGATGATCCAGATCCCGGTCTTCTCGCTGCCGCGGAAGTGGAACGAGTTCACCGCCGGCGTCTACATGGACGAGTTCGCGGAGCTGCACTCGAAGGATCTCGTCGTGCGCGAGCGGCTCGGGCGCAACGTGCCGAGCGCCGGCGTCGGGACCGCGTTCAGCCACGAGGCGGTCGAGGCGCTCGGCATGGCGAACGAGAACCAGCTCTTCAGCCTGGACTCGCTCACCGAGGACTACGACTTCGGCTTCCGCTTGCGGGCGGTCGGCCTGCCGTCGATCTTCGTGCGCTTCCCCTACGAGCGCGAGACGACGCGCACGCCGTGGTGGTCCCGCACGCCGCGCCGGGTGCGGGTCACGGACTACGTCGCGACGCGGGAGTACTTCCCGAGCCACTTCTGGCTCGCGGTGCGACAGAAGACGCGCTGGGTCATCGGCATCACCCTCCAGGGCTGGGCGAACCTCGGCTGGCGCGGCGACTGGCGCACCAAGTACATCCTCTTCCGCGACCGCAAGACGCTCGTCACCTCGCAGCTGAACGTCCTCGGCTACGTGCTGGTGATGATCGTGGCGGCCTTCTGGATCGGCGAGGCGCTCGACCCCGACGGGCACCGCTACGTCGCGCTGAGCGACCTCGCCCCGTGGGTGAAGGCGCTGCTGTGGATCAACGGCAGCTTCCTCGCGCTGCGTCTCGTGCAGCGCTTCGTCACGGTGACGCGCATCTACGGGCCGCTGCAGGGGCTGCTGAGCGCGCCCCGCCTCGTGTGGGGCAACCTCATCAACTTCTGCGCCTGCTGGCGCGCCCTGCGGCAGTACGCGAGCTATCTGCGCACCGGCAAGCTCATCAAGTGGGACAAGACGGATCACGTCTATCCGAACGACGAGGATCTCGCCGCCTACCGGCGTCGCCTCGGCGACCTCCTGCTCGAGCGCCGTCTCCTCACCGTCGGTGCGCTGAACGAGGCGCTCGCGCAGCAGAAGAGCGATCCGCGTCCCCTCGGTGCGATTCTCGTCGAGCGCGGGCTCGTGCGCGAGGAAGAGCTCGTGCAGGTCGTGGGCGCGCAGCTCCAGGTGAAGGTCCGCGAGATCGATCCGTATGCGGTGCCCGAGGAGGTGCTGTCGACGGTGCCGCGCGACCTCGCGCGGCAGTACGGCTTCGTGCCGGTCGCCGTGCAGCCGAACGGCCGCATCGAGATCGCGTCGAGCACCCTCCTGACGCGCGAGCAGCGCGACGACATCGAGCAGCGCCTCGGCCACCCGGTCGATCTGTCGCTCAGCACCACCGCCGACGTCGCCTTCGCGATCAACCGCTGCTATCCGCCCGAGCCCGGCGAGCCCGCCGCGCCCGCGGAGCCGTCGCTCGGCCAGAAGCTGGTCGACGCCGGACTCCTCACGCGGGAAGCGCTCGACGGCCTGGTGCGCGAGCAGCGGCGGGGCTTCCGGCGTCTGGGCGACGTGCTGCTCGACCACGGCTGGCTCACGCGTGCGCAGCTCGACGAGGTGGCGACGACGGCGGCGCGCAACGGGCGCTACATCGGCGATTGCCTGATCGAGCGCGGCTGGCTCACACGGGCGCAGCTCGACGCGGCGCTCGCCGAGCAGCGCGCGAGCGATCGCCGCCTCGGCGAGCTGCTGGTGGAGCGCGAGCTGGTGAGTCCCGAGGTTCTCGCGCGGGCCCTCGCGAGCACGGGTCACGGTACGACGGAGTGA
- a CDS encoding bifunctional metallophosphatase/5'-nucleotidase, translating into MSRPSTSPRTSRRRRWRAALTAVALGAVLLGAGRSADAGTPVTINVVTVNDFHGRIERDGAAAGAAALSTAVKQIRAGNPNTVFAAAGDLIGASTFTSFIAQDVPTIAALSAAGLEVSAVGNHELDQGWSDLVDRVMPLASWEYLAANLHPTLGQPAVPAYWTTTFDGITVGFIGAVTDELPALVSPAGIAGITVETPVVAANRVADQLRDGDPSNGEADVVILLVHEGATTTSVASATDPTTRFGQLVNGANANIDAIVSGHTHLAYNHVIAGRPVISSGQYGEKFGNMTIQVDSESRAILSMSNVVVDAATAIPPALDDPAVTPIVAAAVANANVLGAVPLGTVTADFNRGVRATGAESRGAESTLGNFVADVQLWAANQIGTAQIAFMNPGGLRTDIKLGDDGGIVTYREAANVQPFANTLNTLTLTGAQVKTVLEQQWQPAGASRPFLKLGVNKALTYTFDPARPSGDRVTRILLDGQELDPAADYRIVVNSFLAAGGDSFFELANGREKVDTGKVDLQSMVDWFAAFQTATPDAAQRAVALHVAAPSGYVGGAPLTVDLASLDFTTNEVKSGAVEVSLGGVPLGTFPVDSSVMAEDDLFDLTGRVAIATGIPGGLHGPQTLAISAPATGTAVSVPLTLVSALGQHQTTVTSLEALLPGADKSTAKRLSRAILRLSRATAADRWLDPSHPADRRVFDEVKQAVRSLTRIKNPSPEVLAAIDRLWKLARTLAETAIEDAAGGTPKLLAVAAKAMARAAAAVDAGKLDKAIRQYGLAWKAASAA; encoded by the coding sequence GTGTCCCGTCCCTCCACGTCCCCGAGGACCTCACGCCGGCGCCGCTGGCGCGCGGCGCTCACGGCGGTCGCCCTCGGCGCCGTGCTGCTCGGCGCGGGGCGTTCGGCCGACGCCGGCACCCCGGTGACCATCAACGTCGTGACGGTCAACGACTTCCACGGTCGCATCGAGCGCGACGGAGCCGCCGCCGGGGCCGCCGCGCTGTCGACGGCCGTGAAGCAGATTCGCGCCGGCAACCCCAACACGGTGTTCGCTGCCGCGGGCGATCTGATCGGCGCGTCGACCTTCACGTCGTTCATCGCGCAGGACGTGCCGACGATCGCCGCGCTCAGCGCCGCCGGCCTCGAGGTGAGCGCGGTCGGCAACCACGAGCTCGATCAGGGCTGGAGCGATCTCGTCGACCGGGTGATGCCGCTCGCGAGCTGGGAGTACCTCGCCGCGAACCTGCACCCGACGCTCGGACAGCCTGCGGTTCCCGCGTACTGGACGACGACGTTCGACGGCATCACCGTCGGGTTCATCGGCGCGGTCACCGACGAGCTTCCGGCGCTGGTGAGCCCCGCGGGCATCGCGGGCATCACCGTCGAGACCCCGGTCGTGGCCGCGAATCGGGTGGCGGACCAGCTCCGCGACGGCGACCCGTCGAACGGCGAGGCCGACGTCGTGATCCTCCTGGTTCACGAGGGGGCGACGACCACCAGCGTCGCGTCCGCCACCGACCCGACGACGCGCTTCGGCCAGCTCGTCAACGGTGCCAACGCGAACATCGACGCGATCGTGTCGGGTCATACCCACCTCGCCTACAACCATGTGATCGCCGGCCGCCCCGTCATCTCCAGCGGGCAGTACGGTGAGAAGTTCGGCAACATGACCATCCAGGTCGACTCGGAGAGCCGGGCCATCCTGTCGATGAGCAACGTCGTCGTCGACGCGGCGACGGCGATCCCTCCCGCCCTCGATGATCCCGCGGTGACGCCGATCGTGGCGGCGGCAGTGGCCAACGCCAACGTCCTCGGCGCGGTGCCGCTCGGGACCGTCACCGCGGACTTCAACCGGGGCGTGCGCGCGACCGGCGCCGAGAGCCGCGGCGCCGAGTCGACGCTGGGCAACTTCGTCGCCGACGTGCAGCTGTGGGCCGCGAACCAGATCGGCACCGCGCAGATCGCGTTCATGAACCCGGGCGGCCTCCGCACCGACATCAAGCTCGGCGACGACGGTGGCATCGTGACCTACCGCGAAGCCGCCAACGTGCAGCCGTTCGCGAACACCCTGAACACCCTGACCCTCACGGGCGCCCAGGTGAAGACGGTGCTCGAGCAGCAGTGGCAGCCTGCCGGGGCGTCGCGCCCGTTCCTGAAGCTCGGCGTCAACAAGGCGCTCACGTACACGTTCGATCCGGCGCGGCCGTCGGGCGATCGCGTCACGCGCATCCTGCTGGACGGCCAGGAGCTCGACCCCGCCGCGGACTACCGGATCGTCGTGAACTCGTTCCTGGCGGCGGGCGGGGACAGCTTCTTCGAGCTGGCGAACGGTCGCGAGAAGGTCGACACCGGGAAGGTGGATCTGCAGTCGATGGTCGACTGGTTCGCGGCGTTCCAGACGGCGACGCCGGATGCGGCGCAGCGGGCGGTCGCCCTGCACGTGGCGGCGCCCTCGGGCTACGTCGGCGGCGCCCCGCTGACCGTCGACCTCGCGTCGCTGGACTTCACGACCAACGAGGTGAAGTCCGGCGCCGTCGAGGTGTCGCTCGGGGGCGTCCCGCTGGGCACGTTCCCGGTCGACTCCAGCGTGATGGCCGAGGACGACCTGTTCGACCTGACCGGTCGGGTCGCGATCGCCACCGGCATCCCGGGCGGCCTCCACGGTCCCCAGACGCTGGCGATCAGCGCCCCCGCGACGGGGACCGCCGTGTCCGTGCCGCTCACGTTGGTCTCTGCGCTCGGACAGCACCAGACCACGGTGACGAGCCTCGAGGCGCTCCTGCCCGGCGCGGACAAGAGCACTGCGAAGCGGCTCTCCCGTGCGATCCTGCGTCTGTCCCGCGCCACGGCAGCCGACCGGTGGCTGGACCCGTCCCACCCGGCCGACCGCCGGGTGTTCGACGAGGTGAAGCAGGCCGTCCGCTCCCTGACGCGCATCAAGAACCCGTCGCCCGAGGTGCTCGCGGCGATCGACCGGCTCTGGAAGCTGGCGCGGACCCTGGCCGAGACCGCGATCGAGGACGCGGCCGGCGGGACCCCGAAGCTGCTCGCCGTCGCAGCCAAGGCGATGGCCCGCGCCGCCGCGGCCGTCGACGCCGGCAAGCTCGACAAGGCGATCCGGCAGTACGGCCTCGCCTGGAAGGCGGCTTCCGCGGCCTGA
- a CDS encoding DUF692 family protein: MSFLARAAALPRLGLGVSTEYGAGDTPGGLDLAALRAAHPEWAQFLEVGVEASRGLDRHAEAWIARGLPTTYHYLDVNLDEPEDFDAPWLERVRALAAHLRPAWLCGDAGMWHLGTRDRGHMLLLPPILTADAADAMADGVVRLRDATGYEVLPENPPGTVFLGDLHLLDFFARVAERADTGLLLDCAHLVIFQRLRGLDVLTGLDGFPLDRVVELHVAGGTERRHDGFAWLDDDHTPGVLADTWRVVEHVVARAPNLRAVVYECERNPLPACRDGFARLAALLSA, from the coding sequence ATGTCCTTCCTGGCGCGCGCCGCCGCCCTGCCCCGACTCGGGCTCGGCGTCTCCACCGAGTACGGCGCCGGCGATACGCCGGGCGGCCTCGACCTCGCCGCCCTGCGCGCCGCGCACCCCGAATGGGCCCAGTTCCTCGAGGTCGGCGTCGAGGCCTCGCGCGGCCTCGACCGCCACGCCGAGGCGTGGATCGCCCGCGGCCTGCCGACGACCTACCACTACCTCGACGTCAACCTCGACGAGCCCGAGGACTTCGACGCCCCCTGGCTCGAGCGCGTGCGCGCGCTCGCGGCGCACCTGCGTCCGGCGTGGCTGTGCGGCGACGCCGGCATGTGGCACCTCGGCACGCGCGACCGCGGCCACATGCTGCTGCTGCCGCCGATCCTCACGGCCGACGCCGCCGACGCCATGGCCGACGGCGTGGTGCGCCTGCGCGACGCGACCGGCTACGAGGTGCTGCCCGAGAACCCGCCCGGCACGGTCTTCCTCGGCGACCTCCATCTCCTCGACTTCTTCGCCCGCGTCGCCGAGCGCGCCGACACCGGCCTGCTGCTCGACTGCGCCCACCTCGTCATCTTCCAGCGCCTGCGCGGGCTCGACGTGCTCACCGGCCTCGACGGCTTCCCGCTCGATCGCGTCGTCGAGCTGCACGTCGCCGGCGGCACCGAGCGTCGCCACGACGGCTTCGCCTGGCTCGACGACGACCACACGCCCGGCGTCCTCGCCGACACCTGGCGCGTCGTCGAGCACGTCGTCGCACGGGCGCCGAACCTGCGCGCCGTGGTCTACGAGTGCGAGCGCAATCCCCTGCCCGCCTGCCGCGACGGCTTCGCGCGCCTCGCGGCGCTGCTCTCGGCATGA
- a CDS encoding amidohydrolase family protein, producing the protein MSRCMHRWRGVIAFVALLVLPGIVAAKDRAFLLKNAELVVTMDPTLGSGPLGLVPGADVLFDDTGIRAVGRGLSPRTPAGVAKTIDVSGKIVMPGFVDTHTHLWQSAIRGCLLDLELPGWLSCNGYARTQNVTYDEAYTLVRLSTLDAINSGVTTVTDWSHAFTNEFVEGNVDALVDSGMRFVYAYSVPVARYDHFRSLKARKIDPNPLASIHVAAGARLAAVSTLAQAVGLAKETHTYINTHFREHVSDLDQGQLEALQQSGALTEVSLLLAHAVHLSDGDIATLARPNVHLSHQPLSNMRLASGVIRFPALAAAGVSVGMGLDGGTNDTSDMFMNMRAAVGLQRATTLSAAAYPTPAAAVRVATLGGATALGMQSRIGSVTPGKEADLLVLDPHTINWGPSWDWIAQIVYSAAPANVEWVFVGGKALKARGELVYPRSMKKLVANAEAIAARLKMGITGTAKPY; encoded by the coding sequence ATGTCGAGGTGCATGCATCGTTGGCGCGGCGTGATCGCATTCGTCGCGCTGCTCGTTCTGCCGGGGATCGTCGCGGCCAAGGACCGCGCGTTCCTGCTGAAGAACGCCGAGCTCGTCGTGACGATGGACCCCACGCTCGGGTCCGGCCCGCTCGGGCTCGTGCCGGGCGCCGACGTTCTCTTCGACGATACCGGCATCCGCGCGGTCGGACGCGGGCTCAGCCCGCGCACGCCGGCCGGCGTCGCGAAGACGATCGACGTCTCGGGCAAGATCGTCATGCCCGGCTTCGTCGACACCCACACGCACCTCTGGCAGTCGGCGATCCGCGGCTGCCTGCTCGACCTCGAGCTGCCGGGATGGCTCTCGTGCAACGGCTACGCGCGCACGCAGAACGTCACCTACGACGAGGCCTACACGCTGGTGCGGCTCTCGACCCTCGACGCGATCAACAGCGGCGTCACGACGGTCACCGATTGGTCGCACGCCTTCACGAACGAGTTCGTCGAGGGCAACGTCGACGCGCTGGTCGATTCCGGCATGCGCTTCGTCTACGCCTACAGCGTCCCCGTCGCGCGCTACGATCACTTCCGCAGCCTGAAGGCACGCAAGATCGACCCGAATCCGCTGGCGAGCATCCACGTCGCGGCGGGTGCGCGGCTCGCCGCGGTGTCCACGCTGGCGCAGGCGGTCGGGCTCGCGAAGGAGACGCACACCTACATCAACACGCACTTCCGCGAGCACGTGAGCGATCTCGATCAGGGCCAGCTCGAAGCGCTCCAGCAGTCCGGCGCCCTCACCGAGGTGTCCCTCCTGCTCGCGCACGCGGTCCATCTCAGCGACGGCGACATCGCGACGCTCGCCCGTCCCAACGTCCACCTCTCGCACCAGCCGCTGTCGAACATGCGCCTCGCGTCGGGCGTGATCCGCTTCCCCGCGCTCGCCGCGGCCGGCGTCTCCGTCGGCATGGGGCTCGACGGCGGCACCAACGACACGAGCGACATGTTCATGAACATGCGTGCGGCGGTCGGCCTCCAGCGTGCCACGACGCTCAGCGCGGCGGCGTATCCGACCCCGGCTGCCGCCGTGCGGGTGGCGACCCTCGGAGGCGCGACCGCGCTCGGGATGCAGAGCCGCATCGGCTCGGTGACGCCCGGCAAGGAGGCCGACCTGCTGGTGCTCGACCCGCACACGATCAACTGGGGTCCGAGCTGGGACTGGATCGCGCAGATCGTCTACAGCGCGGCGCCCGCCAACGTGGAGTGGGTCTTCGTCGGCGGCAAAGCGCTGAAGGCGCGCGGCGAGCTGGTCTACCCGCGCAGCATGAAGAAGCTCGTGGCCAACGCCGAGGCGATCGCGGCGCGCCTCAAGATGGGGATCACGGGCACGGCGAAGCCATACTGA
- a CDS encoding CoA ester lyase, translated as MRSPRDFFKPLAVGAPDPVREIPFTPSRCIHFFDPSNEKMAAKLPDMAKQADILLGNLEDAIPADRKIAAREGLARIGREIDLGTTPLWTRVNSLDSPWVLDDLQTLVGAIGNRLDVVMVPKVEGPWDIHYVDRLLAQLEGRHKVQRPILVHAILETAQGVTHVEEICAASPRVQGISFGPADLAASRRMKTTRVGGGHPAYLVRNDPDASDPQAARPTAQQDPWHYSIARMVDACAANGALPFYGPFGDIADTVGCEDQFRAAFLLGCVGAWSLHPSQIAIAKKVFSPPVAEVKFALRVLEAMPDGRGVVMLDGKMQDDATWKQCRVMVQLAKMLAEKDPELKAAYGL; from the coding sequence ATGCGCAGCCCTCGCGACTTCTTCAAGCCCCTGGCCGTCGGCGCTCCGGATCCGGTGCGCGAGATCCCGTTCACCCCCTCGCGCTGCATCCACTTTTTCGACCCCAGCAACGAGAAGATGGCCGCGAAGCTGCCCGACATGGCCAAGCAGGCCGACATCCTGCTCGGCAACCTCGAGGACGCGATCCCGGCCGATCGCAAGATCGCCGCGCGCGAAGGCCTGGCGCGCATCGGCCGCGAGATCGACCTCGGCACGACGCCGCTGTGGACGCGCGTCAACAGCCTCGACAGCCCCTGGGTGCTCGACGACCTGCAGACGCTCGTCGGCGCCATCGGCAACCGGCTCGACGTCGTCATGGTGCCGAAGGTCGAGGGCCCGTGGGACATCCACTACGTCGACCGCCTGCTCGCGCAGCTCGAGGGCAGGCACAAGGTGCAGCGCCCGATCCTGGTGCACGCGATCCTCGAGACCGCGCAGGGCGTCACCCACGTCGAGGAGATCTGCGCCGCGAGCCCGCGCGTGCAGGGGATCAGCTTCGGCCCGGCCGACCTGGCGGCGTCACGGCGCATGAAGACGACGCGCGTCGGCGGCGGCCATCCCGCCTACCTCGTGCGCAACGACCCCGACGCGAGCGATCCGCAGGCGGCGCGCCCGACCGCGCAGCAGGATCCGTGGCACTACTCGATCGCGCGCATGGTCGACGCCTGCGCGGCGAACGGCGCGCTGCCGTTCTACGGCCCCTTCGGCGACATCGCCGACACGGTCGGCTGCGAGGATCAGTTCCGCGCCGCCTTCCTGCTCGGCTGCGTCGGCGCCTGGTCGCTGCACCCGAGCCAGATCGCGATCGCGAAGAAGGTCTTCAGCCCGCCGGTCGCCGAGGTGAAGTTCGCCCTGCGCGTGCTCGAGGCGATGCCCGACGGGCGCGGCGTCGTGATGCTCGACGGCAAGATGCAGGACGACGCCACCTGGAAGCAGTGCCGCGTCATGGTCCAGCTCGCGAAGATGCTGGCCGAGAAGGACCCGGAGCTGAAGGCGGCGTACGGGCTCTGA
- a CDS encoding response regulator, whose product MLVVDDRTETLAVCRRLLEDVGHRVVVARDAAEALEVLADHPIDLVLTELVLPGPHGDALIRAIRARDVDVAIVVQTDRDAAHPPREMVRRLPIQGWHDKADGPERLLCWIEAALQTRDRVAALREAERGKGELLASVSHEFRTPLNVILGYLDLVRDGTFGACAPDALEALRKVTGNAAHLLELVEEFLDTARLEAAHGGVTSEIVPIDALLAELAEPFTVLLRERPIALRTRVVSGVPGVVADAARLRIVLQNLLGNAAKFTREGWIEIAAEPHGQDAVAIHVTDTGPGFGPEEGERIFEPFRQLGTPAVGSGIGLGLALARRFARLMGGDLTASGTPGVGARFTLVLPAAAGSAAAALG is encoded by the coding sequence GTGCTGGTCGTCGACGACCGGACCGAGACGCTCGCCGTATGCCGGAGATTGCTGGAGGACGTCGGTCACCGCGTCGTCGTCGCGCGCGACGCCGCCGAGGCGCTCGAGGTCCTCGCCGATCACCCGATCGACCTCGTGCTCACCGAGCTGGTGCTCCCCGGGCCGCACGGCGATGCGCTCATCCGTGCGATCCGCGCGCGCGACGTCGACGTCGCCATCGTCGTGCAGACCGACCGCGACGCCGCGCATCCGCCGCGCGAGATGGTGCGCCGGCTCCCCATCCAGGGCTGGCACGACAAGGCCGACGGCCCCGAGCGCCTCCTCTGCTGGATCGAGGCCGCGCTCCAGACGCGGGACCGCGTCGCGGCCCTGCGGGAAGCCGAGCGGGGCAAGGGCGAGCTGCTCGCGAGCGTCTCGCACGAGTTCCGCACGCCGCTCAACGTCATTCTCGGCTACCTCGATCTGGTGCGCGACGGTACGTTCGGCGCCTGCGCGCCCGACGCGCTGGAGGCGCTCCGCAAGGTCACCGGGAACGCCGCCCATCTGCTCGAGCTGGTCGAGGAGTTTCTCGACACTGCACGGCTCGAGGCCGCGCACGGCGGCGTGACGTCCGAGATCGTCCCGATCGACGCGCTCCTCGCGGAGCTCGCCGAGCCCTTCACCGTGCTGCTGCGCGAGCGCCCCATCGCACTGCGGACGCGCGTCGTCTCCGGCGTCCCGGGCGTCGTCGCCGACGCGGCCCGGCTGCGCATCGTTCTCCAGAACCTCCTCGGCAACGCCGCCAAGTTCACGCGCGAAGGTTGGATCGAGATCGCCGCCGAGCCCCACGGGCAGGACGCGGTCGCGATCCACGTCACCGACACCGGCCCCGGCTTCGGCCCCGAGGAGGGCGAGCGCATCTTCGAGCCGTTCCGCCAGCTCGGCACCCCGGCGGTGGGGTCGGGCATCGGCCTCGGGCTGGCGCTGGCGCGGCGGTTCGCGCGCCTCATGGGCGGCGACCTCACCGCCAGCGGGACGCCCGGCGTGGGCGCCCGCTTCACGCTCGTGCTGCCGGCAGCCGCGGGCAGCGCCGCCGCCGCCCTCGGCTGA
- a CDS encoding VOC family protein yields the protein MQRPFRILGIQQIAVGGEDKTKLARFWVDVLGLSKAGTFRSERENVDEDILRIGDGPHAVEVDVMQPIDPARKPRVDEPRLNHVGLWVDDLAKAYAWMTAQGVRFAPGGIRKGAAGHDVCFVHPKGNDEFPLSSEGVLVELVQAPPDVVAALG from the coding sequence ATGCAGCGACCCTTCCGTATCCTGGGCATCCAGCAGATCGCCGTCGGCGGCGAGGACAAGACGAAGCTCGCGCGCTTCTGGGTCGACGTTCTCGGCCTCTCGAAGGCGGGCACGTTCCGCAGCGAGCGCGAGAACGTCGACGAGGACATCCTGCGCATCGGCGACGGGCCGCACGCGGTCGAGGTCGACGTCATGCAGCCGATCGATCCGGCCAGGAAGCCTCGCGTGGACGAGCCGCGTCTCAATCACGTCGGGCTGTGGGTCGACGATCTGGCGAAGGCGTACGCGTGGATGACGGCGCAGGGCGTGCGTTTCGCGCCCGGCGGCATCCGCAAGGGCGCCGCGGGTCACGACGTCTGCTTCGTACACCCGAAGGGCAACGACGAGTTCCCGCTCTCGAGCGAGGGCGTGCTGGTCGAGCTGGTGCAGGCGCCGCCGGACGTCGTCGCCGCGCTGGGCTGA